The window tttatttttagtaccAACAGTTAAAACTCACCGTAAAGTCGACTAATAACATAAGGTACAGTTCTATTCTTCCACATATCACTAGGAAATACATCCCAACGAAGACCAACAcgcaaataattatattgctgtaaaataaaataaataattaataatcaacccaattattttaattaaattaattatgtattaatttgatcaaattataattaattttttaatatacatttaccTTCTTAGTCATAGCAATGTCACCTTGATAAAGCCCGGGTCTAACTTCTGGATCTTGCCTACTTTTCATCAGCCTATCTAAATGCACCATTGAATAAGccactgatattttttaaattaatttaattattaaaaataattataataaattaattaaatataatatacttatagatgtttgaattattaacGTACTAGGATTTAGAACTGTTCTTTTCACTTCACATGGTacattaaaattgtatttttttcttggaaaaGTATCTACAACATTCATCAATATCcaaaaaaagctaaataatttaacaatcatttataacaagttattatattattttattgttaatagcAAAGTGTACTATTTTGTCTAGTAAAATAgaagttaaaaaaacacacatcaacaaaataaataaataaaaaacggaGATTTCAAGGCCTTAGCACTATGCTACGTGTAATTTTGAGTCAGGCACTTatgtgtaataaaaataagccaCCTCGAAAATACTTATTAAATgcttatttaaatatatgctATTAAAACTTTATAGTATTGAACTCAATAtcaatttcgattttttttattgtttataattattgttagatgaattattattattatatttcattatcttTAATGTatctaatgaaaattaattttcgcAGACGTTGATGATGTCGAAgatgtaattaatttgaattatccATCATCATCAGAGGATTATATACACAGAATTGGTAGAACAGGACGTTCATCATCAACAGGTACAAGTTATGCATTTTTTACACCACAAAATAGCCGGAAAGCTAAAGATCTTCATAATTTGgctaatttatttgatgatttagagaatacaaataaaattcttgtCAATGATTCTCGAGGATATAATTTATCtgctataattaaaaaatactggAAATGTTTAGAGTATCATGAAGTGGACATTTGGCCTGTATCtcaaaatacaacaattaatttttaaatttaaatttcaagtgtACTGCAAATGTCGTTCCATTTTTTGGCTTCAGATGGATCATCTAAACATCCATAAAGTTTATTAACCTTGAGACAATCAGTTTTTGTCATATATTCTCTTTGTCCAAGTATTACACCAGGTATTTTTGATGTTATCGTTGGTTTTGTTTTTGGATCTTTACTAAAGAAAAAACTTCCATAATGCATGATACTACGATGATCATACTCATAACTGTATGTTGTATTTTCAAGACTTTCTTTCCTAAAATTAACCAATTCTcctgtaatatttaaattaataaactttaattgccaaaaaaatatgacataaaaaattaatttattattttgaattacttggcacaatattttcataatgaatatcaacaaaattatcacGATCAGCTCTAGCTTGTTCATGGAAAATACCAAGTGAATGCATCAATTCATGAACAGTACGATACTCATTACCAAAACACTTTCGTTTTATATTATCTGGAGGCTCGAGTATTACTAATTGTGGTCCTccaatttttccaataaatgaCCGGCATCTTACAATTATGttgttcatttaatttaattttttcaattgttgatatatatcattttatttcattatttaattacccTTTGCCCGTAGGACTAATGAAAATATAGTCCTTGGCTCGTTTATTCCATGGTACGAAATTAATACAAGTCAAGTTGTTTAAAAGTGTTATTGCTTTGTGTATTGTTATATTCTCTGCAGTTtctaaagaaattattatcaagttgacatataatcaagataaataattttttttaattatttttttatttttagtaccAACAGTTGAAACTCACTGTAAAGTCGACTGATAACATAAGGTACAGTTCTATTTTTCCACATTCTACCAGGAAATACATCCCAACGAAGACCAATACGCCAATCATTATATtgctgtaaaataaaataataataaataataattgactcacttattttaaataaattaatcatgtatttatttgatcaaattataattaattttttaatatacatttaccTTATTAGTCATGATAATGTCACCTTGATAAAGTCCTGGACTAACTTCTGGATCTTGCCTACTTTTCATCAGCCTATCCAAATACATCATTGAATAAGCCactagttttttaaattaatttaattattaaaattaattataatgaattaattaaatataatatacttaTAGTTGTGTTAATTATTAACGTACTAGGATTTGAAACTGTTTTTTTCACTTCACATGGTacattaaaattgtattttttcctTGGAAAAGTATctacaatatttatcaatatccaAACAAagctaaataatttaacaatcatttttaacaagttattatattattttattattaataacaaagcGTACTATTTGGCCTAGCAAAATAgaagttaaaaaaacacacatcaacaaaataaataaataaataaatgaagaacGGAATTTTCAAGCGTGTAATTCTGAGGCAGGCACTTatgtgtaataaaaataagccaCCTCGAAAACACTTATAGTGCTTAATGATATATATGCTATTAATACTTTATagtatttcaatttcaatttcattttttttttattgtttataattattgtaagattataataaatcaaaatatatatatatcaaaataaaacaattaatattcaaatttaaattccgAGTGTATTGCAACTTTCGTACCATTGTTTGGCTTCACATGGATCATCTAAACATCCATAAAGTTTATTAACTTTGAGACAATCAGTTACTGTCACCTTTTGTCTTTGTCCAATGATAGTACCTGGTATTTTTGGTGTTATCGatggttttatttttggatctatactaaaataattattttcataatgcATGATACTAAGATAATCATACTCATAACTGTATGTTGTATTTTCCAGactttgtttatcaaattgatCCAACTTatctgtaattttaaaattaatgaactttAGTTGACAAACAAAGGTGAcgtagaaaattaatttattatttcaaattaccTGGTATGATGTTTTCACGAtgaatatcaacaaaattatcacGATCAGCTCTAGCATGTTCATGAAAAATACCAAGTGCATGCATCAATTCATGAATAGTAACAAGCTCATCACCAAGACAATTTGGTCCACTTTCATCTGGAGGCTTGAGATTTACTAATTGAGGTCCTCCAATTTTTCCGTAATATGACCAGCATCTttcaattatgttttttaattaatttaattttcttaaattttaatatattattttatttttaatataatatttaattacccATCGTCACTTATCGCATGCTTAATGATAATATAGTCCTTGGAAACTTTATCCCATGgtacaaaattaatacaagTCAAGGTGTTGAAATATGTTATTGCTTTTAATATTGTCATATATTCTTcacattctaaaaaaataattgtcaagttgatatataatcaagataaataattttttattaattatttcatttttgattttttgtacCAACAGATCAAACTTACTGTAATCATCACTTATAACATAAGGCACAGTTCTATTTTCCCACATTCTATTAGGAAATACATCCCATCGAAGACCAACACgccaataattatattgctgtaaaataaaataaataaataattattattataacttacttattttaattaaatgaatcataaattaatttgatcaatttataattaattttttaatatatatttacctcaTCAGTCATTGCAATGTCACCTTGATAAAATCTTGGTCTAACTTCTGGATCTTGGATTGAATGAGCaactaattgtttaaattaatttaattattaaaaataattataataaattaattaaatataatatacttatagttttttgaattaataacgTACTAGGATCACTTGGTACAGtagaattgtatttttttcttggaaaaGTATCTACAACATTTATCAATATCCAAATAaagctaattaatttaacaatcatttttaacaagttattatattattttattattaataacaaaatgtaCTATTTGGCCTAGCAAAAGTAgaagttaaaaaaacacacatcaacaaaataaataaataaagaacgaAGATTTCAAGGCCTTAGCACTATATGCTACGTGTAATTCTGAGGTAGGCACTCatgtgtaataaaaataagccatctcgaaaataaatatagtgcttatttaaataatatatgctATTAAAACTTTATAGTATTGAACGCTTTATAGTATTGAATAtcgatttcaattttttttccattgtttataattattgttattgataaattattatcaatttttaaatcatatttttaaatgaatgtaaaattaatttttcaatttaaatccCAAGTGCATTGCATATATTGTACCATCTTTTAGCTTCAGATGAATCATTTAAACATCCATAAAGTTCATTAACTTTGAGACAATCA is drawn from Aphidius gifuensis isolate YNYX2018 linkage group LG3, ASM1490517v1, whole genome shotgun sequence and contains these coding sequences:
- the LOC122852600 gene encoding protein SpAN-like; protein product: MIVKLISFIWILINVVDTFPRKKYNSTVPSDPIAHSIQDPEVRPRFYQGDIAMTDEQYNYWRVGLRWDVFPNRMWENRTVPYVISDDYKCEEYMTILKAITYFNTLTCINFVPWDKVSKDYIIIKHAISDDGCWSYYGKIGGPQLVNLKPPDESGPNCLGDELVTIHELMHALGIFHEHARADRDNFVDIHRENIIPDKLDQFDKQSLENTTYSYEYDYLSIMHYENNYFSIDPKIKPSITPKIPGTIIGQRQKVTVTDCLKVNKLYGCLDDPCEAKQWLMKSRQDPEVSPGLYQGDIIMTNKQYNDWRIGLRWDVFPGRMWKNRTVPYVISRLYKTAENITIHKAITLLNNLTCINFVPWNKRAKDYIFISPTGKGCRSFIGKIGGPQLVILEPPDNIKRKCFGNEYRTVHELMHSLGIFHEQARADRDNFVDIHYENIVPRELVNFRKESLENTTYSYEYDHRSIMHYGSFFFSKDPKTKPTITSKIPGVILGQREYMTKTDCLKVNKLYGCLDDPSEAKKWNDICSTLEI